The Paracoccus sp. MC1862 genome includes a window with the following:
- the hisF gene encoding imidazole glycerol phosphate synthase subunit HisF: protein MLKTRIIPCLDVADGRVVKGVNFVDLIDAGDPVQAAAAYDAAGADELCFLDIHATHENRGTMYDLVTRTAEQCFIPLTVGGGVRTPEDVRALLLAGADKVSFNSAAVADPDVIARAADRFGSQCIVCAIDAKTVEPGRWEIFTHGGRRPTGIDAVEFARTVAEKGAGEILLTSMDRDGTRAGFNIPLTRAVADAVDIPVIASGGVGTLDHLVEGVRDGHASAVLAASIFHFGTYSIAEAKAHMAATGIPVRLE from the coding sequence TCAACTTCGTGGACCTCATCGACGCGGGCGACCCTGTGCAGGCCGCCGCCGCCTATGACGCGGCAGGGGCGGACGAGCTGTGCTTCCTCGACATCCACGCCACGCATGAAAACCGCGGCACGATGTATGACCTCGTGACCCGGACGGCGGAACAGTGCTTCATCCCGCTGACCGTCGGCGGCGGCGTGCGGACGCCCGAGGATGTGCGGGCGCTGCTGCTGGCGGGCGCCGACAAGGTCAGCTTCAACTCGGCCGCCGTCGCCGACCCCGACGTGATCGCGCGGGCGGCGGACCGTTTCGGCAGCCAGTGCATCGTCTGCGCCATCGACGCCAAGACGGTCGAGCCGGGCCGCTGGGAGATCTTCACCCACGGCGGCCGCCGCCCGACCGGCATCGACGCGGTCGAGTTCGCCCGAACCGTGGCGGAGAAGGGCGCGGGCGAAATCCTGCTGACCTCGATGGACCGCGATGGCACCCGCGCGGGCTTCAACATTCCGCTGACCCGCGCGGTGGCGGATGCGGTGGACATCCCCGTGATCGCCTCGGGTGGCGTGGGCACGCTGGACCACCTCGTCGAAGGTGTCCGCGACGGCCATGCCTCCGCCGTGCTGGCGGCGTCGATCTTCCACTTCGGCACCTACAGCATCGCCGAGGCCAAGGCCCACATGGCCGCCACCGGCATCCCCGTGAGGCTGGAATGA
- a CDS encoding phosphoribosyl-ATP diphosphatase, translated as MTALERLAATIESRRGADPSSSWTAQLLAKGPEKCAEKFGEEAVEAIIEAVRGDRARLTAEAADVLYHLLVMLAARDVALSDVLAELDRREGHSGVDEKAARTE; from the coding sequence ATGACCGCGCTGGAACGCTTGGCCGCGACCATCGAATCCCGCCGCGGCGCCGATCCCTCGTCAAGCTGGACCGCGCAGCTTCTGGCCAAAGGCCCCGAGAAATGCGCCGAGAAATTCGGCGAGGAAGCCGTCGAAGCCATCATCGAGGCCGTGCGCGGCGACCGCGCCCGCCTGACGGCGGAAGCCGCGGACGTGCTGTATCACCTGCTGGTCATGCTGGCCGCGCGCGACGTGGCGCTGTCGGACGTGCTGGCGGAACTCGACCGGCGCGAGGGCCATTCGGGCGTGGACGAAAAGGCCGCGCGCACAGAATAG
- a CDS encoding MgtC/SapB family protein: protein MDAVLADLARAFDPLGSMPLHIAALRLIAAIVLGGVIGWDREVNARSAGLRTHMLISLAAATFVIVGIELTSLEAAPGTTSQIDPLRLIEGVTSGVAFLAAGSIIINGTNVRGITTGASMWLCGAIGLCCGLGDITLAILTTVLAMTVLQLIQLLLSPVAKRAKGESPDTDAEGSKDRGG from the coding sequence ATGGATGCTGTTCTCGCCGATCTGGCCCGCGCTTTCGATCCGCTCGGCTCGATGCCGCTGCATATCGCCGCGCTGCGGCTGATCGCAGCGATCGTTCTGGGCGGCGTGATCGGCTGGGACCGCGAGGTGAACGCCCGTTCGGCGGGGCTGCGGACGCATATGCTGATCTCGCTGGCGGCCGCCACCTTTGTCATTGTCGGCATCGAACTGACCAGCCTTGAGGCCGCGCCCGGCACCACGTCGCAGATCGACCCGCTGCGCCTGATCGAGGGGGTGACATCGGGCGTGGCCTTCCTTGCGGCCGGCTCGATCATCATCAACGGGACCAACGTCCGCGGCATCACCACCGGCGCCTCGATGTGGCTGTGCGGGGCGATCGGCCTTTGCTGCGGTTTGGGCGACATCACCCTGGCGATACTGACGACCGTGCTGGCCATGACGGTGCTGCAGCTGATCCAGCTGCTGCTCAGCCCCGTGGCCAAGCGGGCCAAGGGCGAGAGCCCCGACACCGACGCGGAGGGGTCGAAGGACCGCGGCGGCTGA
- the rnd gene encoding ribonuclease D, whose product MAAEPRIITTTEDLAAFCELAKAQPYVTLDTEFLRERTYYSKLCLIQMALPPASGPKAEGGPATLVDPLAPGLSLEPLYDLFRHTATVKVFHAARQDLEIFFHDAGVFPDPLFDTQVAAMVCGFGEQAGYETLVKRIAKQPLDKSSRFTDWSRRPLTQAQAEYALADVTHLRAIYEFLSAQLQKTGRDAWVAEEAQALINPETYISRPEEAWERVRTRSGSPRFLAVVRELARFREIHAQTRDIPRSRVFKDDAMIELASTKPLTEDDLGKSRLLLRDARRGEIAQGILEAVKAGIEATDLPKVAPDEPGKPGNAALSQLLRVLLQAKADAAGVAPKLIASSSELDAIATGARDVPALSGWRGEVFGEDALRLTQGKIALSAQGGAVRVVVVG is encoded by the coding sequence ATGGCCGCAGAACCGCGCATCATCACCACGACCGAAGACCTCGCGGCATTCTGCGAACTCGCCAAGGCCCAGCCCTATGTGACGCTCGACACCGAGTTCCTGCGCGAGCGGACCTATTATTCCAAGCTCTGCCTGATCCAGATGGCGCTGCCTCCCGCATCCGGTCCCAAGGCCGAGGGGGGACCCGCCACGCTGGTCGATCCGCTGGCGCCGGGCCTGTCGCTTGAACCGCTGTATGACCTGTTCCGCCATACCGCGACGGTCAAGGTCTTCCACGCCGCCCGGCAGGATCTGGAGATCTTCTTCCACGACGCGGGCGTATTCCCCGATCCGCTGTTCGACACCCAGGTCGCGGCGATGGTCTGCGGCTTCGGCGAGCAGGCAGGATACGAGACGCTGGTCAAGCGCATCGCCAAGCAGCCGCTGGACAAGTCCTCGCGCTTCACCGACTGGTCGCGCCGTCCGCTGACGCAGGCGCAGGCAGAATATGCGCTGGCCGACGTGACCCATCTGCGGGCGATCTACGAATTCCTTTCGGCGCAGTTGCAGAAGACCGGGCGGGATGCGTGGGTGGCGGAAGAGGCGCAGGCGCTCATCAACCCCGAGACCTACATCAGCCGCCCCGAGGAAGCGTGGGAACGGGTGCGGACGCGCTCCGGCTCTCCGCGCTTCCTGGCGGTGGTGCGGGAACTTGCGCGGTTCCGGGAAATCCATGCCCAGACCCGCGATATTCCCCGCTCGCGCGTGTTCAAGGACGACGCGATGATCGAACTGGCCTCGACCAAGCCGCTGACCGAGGATGACCTTGGCAAGTCGCGCCTGCTTCTGCGCGATGCGCGGCGGGGCGAGATCGCGCAGGGCATCCTTGAGGCCGTGAAGGCGGGCATTGAGGCCACCGACCTGCCCAAGGTTGCCCCTGACGAGCCCGGCAAGCCCGGCAACGCGGCGCTGTCGCAACTGCTGCGGGTCCTCTTGCAGGCCAAGGCCGATGCGGCGGGGGTCGCGCCCAAGCTGATCGCCTCGTCGTCGGAACTGGACGCCATCGCCACGGGCGCGCGCGACGTGCCCGCGCTGTCGGGCTGGCGGGGCGAGGTCTTCGGCGAGGACGCGCTGCGGCTGACACAGGGCAAGATCGCGCTGTCGGCGCAGGGCGGCGCGGTGCGGGTGGTCGTGGTCGGCTGA